A region from the Aegilops tauschii subsp. strangulata cultivar AL8/78 chromosome 5, Aet v6.0, whole genome shotgun sequence genome encodes:
- the LOC109731827 gene encoding uncharacterized protein, giving the protein MWRPFRQLMPKEHSGPSGGLEGRTIDVGNVKVHVREAIAEGGFSCVYLARDLTNPAKQYALKHVIVQDKELLDLVQKEITVMRALKGHPNVVTLVAHAILDTGRGREALLLMEFCERSLVSALDARGTAGFYDEEQVALIFRDVCNAVFAMHCQTPPVAHRDLKAENVLLGADGAWKLCDFGSVSTNHKCFDKPEERGIEEDVIRKHTTPAYRAPEMWDLYRREVISEKVDIWALGCLMYRICYLKSAFDGESKLQILNGNYRIPELPKYCSSITSLIEEMLQSSPDARPDITQVWFRVNELLPLELQKDLPDGSPSGSAFELQTTEDEGPSSSWSRDNVRNTPPKGPSSLRSQVPVESKGSVGAFWSTQHAQELAFADDKGSVLDQEPIYDGITKQPQAKNQNTTRNAYRQSLSASVDSSPGDFEIRFSPNGSEYGLEKTQNTKPDNKTSAQTATFSSFVADFDNVKVSSEDNAGSLNTTSKLKEQQLEAEVTLLKEQLKIANLEKEEISLKFDRLSAICSSQRREIQELKQALATASAPAPVKELKENLKAEFSPPSTSLDTPPREKIAGTPPELRQGLFTSSPGTPSPDPKPWSAFPEEPKAQAAVKSARPRSVRTLRASQSNKAGSLSQSKTNSGADPFAFGQDSFKAVPSGTVPSEMSNLGNASQSLNTLKAEVEKDAPYQPAGWTGF; this is encoded by the exons ATGTGGAGACCGTTCAGGCAGCTCATGCCCAAAGAGCATTCCGGGCCTTCTGGCGGCCTCGAGGGCCGAACCATCGATGTCGGCAATGTGAAGGTGCACGTCCGGGAAGCCATTGCCGAGGGTGGGTTCTCGTGCGTGTACCTCGCCCGGGACCTGACCAACCCGGCGAAGCAGTACGCGCTCAAGCACGTCATTGTCCAGGACAAGGAGTTGCTGGACCTGGTGCAGAAGGAGATCACGGTGATGAGGGCGCTTAAGGGGCACCCGAACGTGGTCACGCTTGTTGCGCACGCCATACTGGATACGGGCCGTGGGAGGGAGGCACTTCTGCTGATGGAGTTCTGCGAGAGATCGCTGGTTTCTGCCTTGGACGCTAGAGGTACTGCAGGGTTCTATGATGAGGAGCAGGTTGCTCTCATCTTCCGGGATGTTTGCAATGCGGTCTTCGCGATGCACTGCCAGACACCACCTGTTGCTCACAG GGATCTAAAGGCTGAAAATGTGCTTCTTGGTGCTGACGGGGCTTGGAAATTATGTGATTTTGGTAGTGTATCAACAAACCATAAGTGCTTTGATAAACCAGAGGAGAGGGGCATTGAAGAAGATGTCATCAGAAAGCATACAACTCCTGCTTACAGGGCTCCTGAG ATGTGGGACTTGTACAGGAGGGAGGTTATTAGTGAGAAAGTAGATATATGG GCTCTTGGATGTCTCATGTATAGAATCTGCTACTTAAAATCAGCTTTTGATGGAGAATCAAAGCTTCAGATCCTCAATGGGAACTATCGTATCCCTGAATTACCGAAGTACTGTTCTTCCATTACAAGTCTGATCGAAGAGATGCTTCAGTCCTCTCCAGATGCCAGACCAGACATTACACAG GTATGGTTTCGTGTTAATGAGTTACTTCCTTTGGAGCTGCAAAAGGATTTACCTGATGGATCCCCATCTGGATCAGCGTTTGAACTGCAAACTACTGAAGATGAAG GACCCTCTTCATCATGGTCAAGAGACAATGTGAGAAATACACCTCCGAAAGGTCCTTCCAGTTTGAGGTCACAAGTTCCTGTTGAGAGTAAGGGTTCTGTAGGTGCATTTTGGTCAACTCAACATGCACAAGAACTAGCTTTTGCAGATGACAAGGGGTCAGTTCTAGATCAAGAGCCCATATATGATGGCATAACAAAGCAACCTCAGGCAAAGAACCAGAACACGACACGGAATGCATACAGACAGTCTCTTTCTGCTTCTGTTGATAGTTCTCCTGGGGATTTTGAAATAAGGTTTTCTCCAAATGGTTCAGAATATGGACTAGAGAAAACCCAAAACACTAAACCAGATAACAAAACCAGTGCACAGACTGCCACTTTTAGCTCCTTTGTGGCAGACTTTGATAATGTTAAGGTGAGctcagaggacaatgccggcagTTTAAACACGACAAGTAAATTGAAAGAACAACAGCTGGAGGCTGAAGTAACTTTACTCAAGGAGCAATTGAAGATAGCAAACTTGGAGAAGGAAGAAATTTCACTGAAGTTTGATAGATTGTCAGCCATTTGCTCCTCTCAGAGGCGGGAGATACAGGAACTTAAACAAGCTCTAGCCACAGCTTCTGCACCAGCGCCAGTTAAGGAGTTGAAAGAAAATTTGAAGGCTGAATTCTCCCCACCCAGCACAAGCCTTGACACTCCG CCAAGGGAGAAGATTGCAGGAACCCCACCAGAGCTCCGGCAAGGTCTATTTACATCAAGTCCAGGGACACCAAGCCCGGATCCCAAGCCATGGTCCGCTTTTCCTGAAGAGCCGAAAGCTCAAGCAGCTGTAAAAAGTGCCCGCCCGAGGTCGGTCCGAACTCTAAGGGCATCGCAAAGCAACAAAGCCGGCTCGCTTAGTCAGTCAAAAACAAACTCTGGTGCCGACCCCTTTGCCTTCGGTCAAGATAGCTTTAAGGCTGTACCTTCTGGCACCGTGCCTTCTGAGATGTCAAATTTGGGGAATGCTTCTCAGTCCCTCAACACTCTGAAGGCTGAAGTGGAGAAAGATGCACCCTACCAACCAGCTGGATGGACTGGGTTTTAA